Proteins encoded within one genomic window of Nordella sp. HKS 07:
- a CDS encoding ABC transporter ATP-binding protein: MQATVDPVIKFDGVGKSFGGFTAVDGISFSAAAGETVALLGPSGCGKTTTLRLIAGFEEPDKGTIEISGESMAGKRPYERNVGLLFQHYALFPHMTVQENIAYGLKHRGWPKADIADRVAEMLRLVQLESFADRRPRQMSGGQQQRVALARVLATKPKLVLLDEPLSALDAKLREELRVELKEILTAVGSTTIVVTHDQDEAMSLADRIIVMNRGRLEQQGAPDEIYSRPATSFVATFIGRTNWFHGTISAAKPGSYAHVVTAAGTLLTVSDPGIADETQVSICVRPERITVAVAGTKKSGSGANQLPGTVADMINMGPELHYSVDCAAGPLMVVEPNRGGKRFGKGDKVCVGFRAEDCVVLPAAP; encoded by the coding sequence ATGCAAGCAACCGTTGATCCGGTCATCAAATTCGACGGCGTCGGGAAATCCTTTGGCGGCTTCACCGCGGTCGATGGCATCTCGTTCTCGGCAGCGGCGGGTGAGACGGTAGCGCTTCTTGGCCCCAGCGGCTGCGGCAAGACCACGACCCTGCGCCTGATCGCCGGCTTCGAAGAGCCGGACAAGGGTACAATCGAGATCAGTGGGGAATCGATGGCCGGCAAGCGGCCCTATGAACGCAATGTCGGGCTGCTTTTCCAGCATTATGCGCTGTTTCCGCACATGACGGTGCAGGAAAACATCGCCTATGGGCTGAAGCATCGCGGCTGGCCGAAGGCCGATATTGCCGATCGGGTCGCTGAGATGCTGCGCCTGGTGCAGCTTGAAAGCTTCGCCGATCGCCGGCCGCGGCAAATGAGCGGCGGACAGCAACAGCGCGTGGCGCTGGCCCGGGTGCTCGCGACAAAACCCAAGCTGGTGTTGCTCGATGAGCCCTTGTCGGCGCTCGATGCCAAATTGCGCGAAGAATTGCGGGTGGAGCTGAAGGAAATCCTGACCGCCGTCGGCTCGACGACCATTGTCGTTACCCACGATCAGGACGAGGCGATGAGCCTCGCCGACAGGATCATCGTGATGAATCGCGGCCGTCTCGAGCAGCAAGGCGCACCCGATGAAATCTACTCCCGGCCAGCGACATCTTTTGTCGCAACGTTCATCGGCCGGACGAATTGGTTTCACGGGACGATTTCGGCCGCCAAGCCAGGCAGCTACGCCCATGTCGTGACAGCGGCAGGAACGCTGTTGACGGTCAGTGATCCGGGCATTGCGGATGAAACCCAGGTCAGTATCTGTGTCCGCCCGGAGCGTATTACCGTTGCCGTAGCCGGGACGAAGAAATCGGGATCGGGCGCCAACCAGTTGCCCGGCACCGTTGCCGACATGATCAATATGGGGCCTGAACTCCATTACAGCGTCGATTGCGCCGCAGGGCCATTGATGGTCGTCGAGCCGAACCGTGGCGGCAAGCGATTCGGCAAAGGCGACAAGGTCTGTGTCGGATTCCGTGCCGAGGATTGCGTCGTGCTTCCGGCCGCGCCGTAG
- a CDS encoding ABC transporter permease, translating to MSGRRADNIARFLCRAMNVIVVLFLLTPIVVTAVMAFDSRDYLGPLPPPSLSFRWFVTFFSDSYFLNGLSTSVQLALASVAISLAAGIATAYAIDRTQFRGKDALISFFLSPLVVPPVVIGFALLLFLSQMGLFNGFARLLCGHIIITVPYTIRATLAGISGIDRSLTEAALILGANERRAFWDITFPLARTGIVSGAIFAFAVSMDDVAVSIMLTDAQTYTLPIALISSMRANFDLTIAAASLMLMVMTLVLIAILEKFVGLNRAIGQGVFR from the coding sequence ATGAGTGGACGCCGCGCCGATAATATCGCCCGGTTTCTCTGCAGAGCGATGAATGTCATCGTCGTGCTGTTCCTGCTGACACCGATCGTGGTGACGGCGGTGATGGCTTTCGACTCGCGTGACTATCTTGGACCCTTGCCGCCGCCGTCGCTTTCGTTCCGCTGGTTCGTAACGTTCTTTTCCGACAGCTATTTCCTGAACGGCCTGAGCACCAGCGTGCAGCTGGCTTTGGCATCGGTCGCGATTTCGCTCGCCGCAGGGATCGCTACCGCCTACGCCATCGACCGCACGCAGTTTCGCGGCAAAGATGCGCTGATTTCCTTCTTCCTTTCACCGCTGGTGGTGCCCCCGGTCGTCATCGGCTTCGCCCTGCTTCTGTTTCTGTCGCAAATGGGACTGTTCAACGGCTTCGCCCGGCTGCTGTGCGGCCACATCATCATCACCGTGCCCTATACAATCCGCGCCACGCTGGCCGGAATTTCCGGCATCGACCGCTCGCTCACCGAGGCAGCCCTCATCCTGGGGGCCAATGAGAGGCGGGCGTTCTGGGACATCACCTTCCCGCTCGCCCGCACCGGCATCGTCAGCGGCGCCATTTTTGCCTTCGCCGTGTCGATGGACGACGTTGCTGTGTCAATCATGCTGACCGACGCGCAGACCTATACGCTGCCGATCGCGCTGATCAGCAGCATGCGGGCGAATTTCGATCTCACCATCGCGGCGGCATCGCTGATGCTGATGGTCATGACGCTGGTGCTCATCGCCATTCTGGAGAAGTTCGTCGGTCTCAATCGCGCCATCGGACAAGGCGTGTTTCGGTGA
- a CDS encoding ABC transporter permease encodes MIPARGPHLLFLPAAAIFLALFVLPMAGLFVESFRLFEPGRIGSAIDAPFTAVNYSELLTPSFAGFFFQTLRISLLASLAGMFFSLPLAYWIARRLSAHWRAIAVGFFVTLMFLSVLVRTYALELTFGAAGPMRSTLLALGISPNGRGYIEILVGAGLLHYIIPMSTLTLLGTIQNVDPRLTDAAQALGAPAWRAHLTVTLPLCMRGILAAFLFAFTFSISAFVIPMILGKGRVLFISNLIYNRFSEIANYPSGAAISIVLFVLAMLIVYVMTHQVNKRWQS; translated from the coding sequence GTGATACCGGCGCGCGGCCCGCACCTCCTGTTCTTACCGGCGGCGGCGATCTTCCTCGCGCTGTTTGTCCTGCCGATGGCCGGGCTGTTCGTCGAAAGCTTCCGGCTGTTCGAGCCGGGCAGGATCGGGTCAGCCATCGACGCGCCCTTCACGGCCGTCAATTATTCCGAACTGCTGACGCCATCCTTTGCCGGCTTCTTCTTCCAGACACTGCGCATCAGCTTGTTGGCATCGCTTGCCGGCATGTTCTTCTCGTTGCCGCTGGCCTATTGGATCGCGCGGCGCCTGTCGGCGCATTGGCGGGCCATCGCGGTCGGGTTCTTCGTAACCCTCATGTTCCTCAGCGTATTGGTGCGGACCTATGCGCTGGAACTGACATTCGGTGCCGCCGGACCGATGCGCTCCACCCTGCTGGCGCTGGGGATTTCACCCAATGGCCGTGGCTATATCGAAATTCTGGTCGGCGCCGGCCTGCTTCACTACATCATCCCGATGTCGACACTCACTCTGCTGGGCACGATCCAGAATGTCGATCCGAGGCTCACCGATGCCGCCCAGGCGCTGGGAGCTCCGGCATGGCGGGCCCATCTGACCGTCACCCTGCCGCTCTGCATGCGGGGTATCCTGGCGGCCTTCCTGTTCGCTTTCACCTTCTCCATCAGCGCCTTCGTCATACCGATGATCCTGGGCAAGGGCCGTGTCCTGTTCATCTCCAATCTCATCTATAACCGCTTCAGTGAGATCGCCAATTATCCGAGCGGCGCTGCGATTTCGATCGTGCTTTTTGTCCTCGCCATGCTGATCGTCTATGTGATGACCCATCAGGTCAACAAAAGGTGGCAGTCATGA
- a CDS encoding ABC transporter substrate-binding protein: MTLLTRRQTLKTAAAAIAASSFGLAGRASAATELTAVEWGGDVVNAMKQIEAKQDQVTINWVLHQGGSGAILPKIKATWPRAEFDYVAGWEGSFNGMIKEDWLVPVTTEMVPNLADIPQKIIVKDAKGQWMAVPRAVGGIYFAYRKDICPIEIKRIEDLFDPALKGKICWPGPTQSMMLQIVALALHTGGNENKMDSGWDLMKKLAESGNIGRIAVTDTDFTTSLTSGETVAGFYSEPQLTAVAKSFPLVRLTKQEGMPVFLYQSGFAVFQNRPNLAATLGFINHAISPEMSNLYAQVAGEAPLNVKAKTPDHLKHLSFTPEEFDKFVYVPDFNVVLTQQDAWTKRWENDIAPLL; the protein is encoded by the coding sequence ATGACATTGCTCACCAGAAGGCAGACCCTCAAAACCGCCGCCGCCGCCATCGCAGCCAGCTCATTTGGCCTGGCGGGCCGCGCCTCAGCCGCCACCGAACTCACCGCCGTCGAATGGGGCGGCGATGTGGTCAATGCCATGAAGCAGATCGAGGCCAAGCAGGACCAGGTCACGATCAACTGGGTCCTGCACCAGGGCGGGTCGGGCGCCATTCTCCCCAAGATCAAGGCAACCTGGCCGCGCGCCGAATTCGACTATGTCGCAGGCTGGGAGGGATCATTCAACGGCATGATCAAGGAGGACTGGCTGGTTCCGGTGACCACTGAAATGGTGCCGAACCTCGCCGACATTCCACAGAAGATCATCGTCAAGGATGCCAAGGGCCAGTGGATGGCGGTCCCGCGCGCCGTGGGCGGCATCTATTTCGCCTACCGCAAAGATATCTGCCCCATCGAGATCAAGCGCATCGAGGATCTTTTCGACCCAGCCCTCAAGGGCAAGATCTGCTGGCCGGGTCCGACCCAGAGCATGATGCTGCAGATCGTCGCTCTGGCGCTGCATACCGGCGGCAACGAGAACAAGATGGACTCGGGCTGGGACCTCATGAAGAAACTGGCCGAATCCGGCAATATCGGCAGGATCGCGGTGACCGATACGGATTTCACCACATCGCTCACCAGCGGCGAGACGGTCGCGGGGTTCTATTCGGAGCCGCAATTGACCGCCGTCGCCAAGTCGTTCCCGCTGGTCCGTCTCACCAAGCAGGAAGGCATGCCGGTATTCCTCTATCAAAGCGGTTTCGCAGTGTTCCAAAACCGGCCCAATCTCGCGGCGACGCTCGGCTTCATCAACCATGCGATCAGCCCCGAGATGAGCAATCTCTATGCCCAGGTCGCCGGCGAGGCGCCGTTGAACGTCAAGGCGAAGACGCCCGATCATCTCAAGCACCTGTCGTTCACGCCCGAAGAATTCGACAAATTTGTCTATGTGCCGGATTTCAACGTCGTGCTCACCCAGCAGGACGCGTGGACCAAGCGCTGGGAGAATGACATAGCGCCGCTCCTCTGA
- a CDS encoding LysR family transcriptional regulator has protein sequence MLTNLSEGDIRLLKVFAKVVQAGGFSAAQIDLNISQSTISTHMTSLEQRLGVRLCERGRSGFELTERGKLIYQASQRLFAALDEFRSDAGAARNCLTGNLVVGIVDSLIVNPACALDRAIAAFNQKAAEVQITIRVTSPSEIERVVLEGSCDLGLGTCGRHSPYLEYEDLFEERQVLYCGRSHPLFGCSTKIGIADLGGQQFVRRAYAAPVKLPPGIKLVSTAVADLMEGVAVFVLSGRYIGFLPALFAQHWVAQDLMHPLLEQTLGYQNPVYLATRKTETKKPVLSAFLRELRLAHALPAPANAAAAMPVKVPATV, from the coding sequence TTGCTGACCAATCTTTCCGAGGGCGACATCCGGTTGCTCAAGGTCTTTGCCAAAGTCGTCCAGGCTGGCGGGTTCTCGGCGGCGCAGATCGATCTGAATATCAGCCAGTCCACCATCAGCACCCATATGACCTCGCTTGAGCAGCGGCTCGGCGTCAGACTATGCGAGCGCGGGCGTTCCGGGTTCGAGCTCACCGAGCGGGGCAAGCTCATCTATCAGGCAAGCCAGCGCCTGTTCGCCGCGCTCGATGAATTCCGCTCCGACGCCGGCGCTGCCCGGAACTGCCTGACCGGCAATCTGGTGGTTGGCATTGTCGACAGCCTCATCGTCAATCCGGCTTGCGCCCTCGATCGCGCCATCGCGGCCTTCAACCAGAAGGCGGCCGAGGTCCAGATCACCATTCGCGTCACCTCTCCATCAGAAATCGAACGTGTCGTGCTGGAGGGCAGCTGCGACCTGGGGCTTGGAACCTGCGGCCGTCACTCGCCCTATCTCGAATACGAAGATCTATTCGAGGAGCGGCAAGTGCTCTATTGCGGCCGCAGCCATCCTTTGTTCGGATGCAGCACCAAAATCGGGATTGCCGACCTGGGTGGGCAGCAATTTGTCCGCCGTGCCTATGCGGCGCCGGTAAAACTTCCGCCGGGCATCAAGCTGGTCTCGACCGCAGTCGCCGATCTCATGGAAGGGGTTGCGGTTTTCGTCCTGTCCGGCAGATATATCGGCTTTCTGCCGGCGCTCTTCGCCCAGCACTGGGTGGCGCAGGATCTCATGCACCCGCTGCTGGAACAGACGCTCGGTTATCAGAATCCGGTCTATCTGGCGACGCGCAAGACGGAAACGAAGAAGCCCGTCCTGTCGGCATTTCTGCGCGAACTGCGTCTGGCGCACGCACTGCCGGCGCCGGCCAATGCCGCGGCGGCTATGCCGGTCAAGGTGCCGGCCACCGTCTGA
- a CDS encoding amino acid ABC transporter ATP-binding protein, protein MVSSSLLPNADAPMIEMRNVNKWYDKFQVLKDISLTVRKGERVVICGPSGSGKSTAIRCINRLEQHQSGQIFVEGVELNEQVKNIEHVRREVGMVFQQFNLFPHLSVLDNLTLAPRRVRKMARKETEDRAMEYLKRVRIAEQAHKYPSQLSGGQQQRVAIARALCMEPHIMLFDEPTSALDPEMIKEVLDVMVELAKEHMTMICVTHEMGFARTVADTVVFMDHGQIVEVASPKEFFAAPKNERTKLFLSQVLKH, encoded by the coding sequence ATGGTATCATCGTCACTCCTTCCCAACGCTGACGCGCCGATGATCGAGATGCGCAATGTCAACAAATGGTACGACAAGTTTCAGGTGCTCAAGGATATTTCGCTGACCGTGCGCAAGGGCGAGCGGGTGGTGATCTGCGGACCTTCGGGTTCAGGAAAATCCACCGCGATCCGCTGCATCAACCGGCTGGAGCAGCATCAGTCGGGCCAGATCTTTGTCGAAGGCGTGGAGCTCAACGAGCAGGTCAAGAATATCGAGCATGTGCGCCGCGAGGTCGGCATGGTGTTCCAGCAGTTCAACCTGTTTCCGCATCTCAGCGTGCTTGACAATCTGACATTGGCGCCGCGGCGGGTGCGCAAGATGGCGCGCAAGGAAACCGAGGACCGCGCCATGGAATATCTGAAGCGCGTCCGCATTGCCGAACAGGCGCACAAATATCCGAGCCAGCTCTCAGGCGGACAGCAACAACGTGTCGCCATCGCGCGGGCGTTGTGCATGGAGCCGCATATCATGCTGTTCGATGAGCCCACCTCGGCGCTCGATCCGGAGATGATCAAGGAAGTGCTCGATGTCATGGTGGAACTGGCGAAGGAGCATATGACCATGATTTGCGTCACCCATGAAATGGGTTTCGCCAGGACCGTCGCCGACACGGTTGTCTTTATGGATCATGGCCAGATCGTCGAGGTTGCGTCGCCCAAGGAATTCTTCGCGGCGCCCAAGAACGAGCGGACCAAACTGTTCCTCAGCCAGGTCTTGAAACACTGA
- a CDS encoding amino acid ABC transporter permease: MVSLSLADIIPFLLLAARWTLLLAAIAFAGGGMAALLLLFWRYAYPKSGGPLTNLYIQLLQGTPLLLQLFLVFFGLPLIGVDVSPLLAAGVALTLYAGAFLAEIWRGCVDAIPRGQWDASASLGMNFMTQMRYVILPQSLKIAIPPTVGFLVQLLKSTALASIVGFNELTRSGQIIANATFQPFLIYGLVAIIYFAMCYPLTVGSRVLERRLSGTR; the protein is encoded by the coding sequence ATGGTCAGTCTCTCGCTTGCCGATATCATTCCCTTCCTCCTCCTGGCGGCGCGCTGGACGTTGCTCTTGGCGGCGATCGCCTTCGCCGGCGGCGGTATGGCTGCCTTGCTGCTGTTGTTCTGGCGCTATGCCTATCCCAAGTCCGGCGGCCCGCTGACCAATCTGTACATTCAACTGCTGCAGGGAACGCCGCTGCTGCTCCAGCTGTTCCTGGTGTTCTTCGGCCTGCCTCTCATCGGTGTCGACGTCTCGCCCTTGCTGGCGGCGGGCGTGGCGCTGACGCTCTATGCCGGCGCTTTCCTGGCCGAGATCTGGCGCGGCTGCGTCGATGCCATTCCGCGCGGGCAATGGGATGCGAGTGCCAGCCTCGGCATGAATTTCATGACGCAAATGCGCTATGTGATCTTGCCGCAATCCCTCAAGATTGCGATACCGCCAACGGTGGGCTTCCTGGTTCAGCTACTCAAGAGCACGGCTTTGGCCTCGATCGTCGGTTTCAATGAACTGACCAGGTCCGGCCAGATCATCGCCAATGCGACATTCCAGCCTTTCCTCATCTATGGGCTGGTGGCCATCATCTACTTCGCCATGTGTTACCCGCTGACCGTCGGTTCCAGGGTCCTGGAACGGCGCCTGAGCGGCACGCGATAG
- a CDS encoding amino acid ABC transporter permease: MGYEFDFSAIAENLGLLLHGAGITLLLTAISATLGIALSIGGAATSRWGLGWARKLVAAYVELIRNTPFIVQLFFVFFGLPSLGIKMSALTAAVLAMTINLTAYSIEIVRAGIEAVPPGQREAGFALGITPLSVFIYIILPQAIANVYPALVSQIVITMLESAVVSQIAVTDLTHAGDFIQSRTYRAFETYFVIALIYLGMAIALRWVFARAGRRLFAGRR; the protein is encoded by the coding sequence GTGGGGTATGAGTTCGACTTCAGCGCGATCGCGGAAAATCTGGGCCTGCTCCTGCATGGGGCGGGGATAACCCTGCTATTGACCGCGATCTCCGCCACACTCGGCATCGCATTGAGCATCGGTGGGGCCGCCACCTCGCGCTGGGGCCTCGGCTGGGCGCGCAAGCTGGTGGCCGCCTATGTCGAACTCATCCGTAATACGCCGTTCATTGTCCAGCTTTTCTTCGTCTTTTTTGGCTTGCCCAGCCTCGGCATCAAAATGTCGGCGCTCACGGCGGCGGTGCTCGCCATGACGATCAACCTGACGGCCTATTCCATTGAAATCGTCAGGGCAGGGATCGAAGCCGTGCCGCCGGGCCAGCGCGAAGCGGGTTTCGCGCTTGGCATCACGCCGCTTTCGGTGTTCATCTACATCATCCTGCCGCAGGCCATTGCCAATGTTTATCCTGCCCTGGTCAGCCAGATCGTCATCACCATGCTGGAATCAGCCGTCGTGTCGCAGATCGCCGTCACCGATCTCACCCACGCCGGCGACTTCATCCAATCGCGCACCTACCGGGCCTTCGAGACCTATTTCGTCATCGCTTTGATCTATCTCGGCATGGCGATAGCTCTGCGCTGGGTGTTCGCCCGCGCCGGTCGCCGCCTTTTCGCGGGGCGCCGCTGA
- a CDS encoding transporter substrate-binding domain-containing protein, producing the protein MTLSLSRRAGLGCGLSLVAVLLLGPLAPAQADVLDDVTKAGVIKIGIFEDFPPFASMGSDMKIQGYDTEVAEKLAQALGVKAELVGITGQNRIPYLTEGKVDLLLSIGFSDERAQVVGFTDPYAPYYIAVMGPKEVEVKNAADLAGKTIAVNRGTLEDTEVTKVAPAGADIQRYSDYNGVISAFLSGQAQLMVVGNDVGATILAKNPAIEPVEKFQLLTSPSHMGVKKGETKLQEKVNAALVAMKADGSLNEIAVKWLKQPLPAGF; encoded by the coding sequence ATGACACTTTCCCTATCCCGCAGGGCCGGCTTGGGCTGTGGTCTCTCGCTCGTCGCTGTCCTGCTGCTCGGCCCGCTTGCTCCTGCACAGGCCGATGTACTCGATGACGTCACCAAGGCCGGCGTCATCAAGATCGGCATCTTCGAGGACTTCCCGCCCTTCGCCTCGATGGGCTCCGACATGAAGATCCAGGGCTACGATACCGAAGTTGCCGAAAAGCTGGCCCAGGCTCTCGGCGTCAAGGCCGAACTGGTCGGTATCACCGGCCAGAACCGCATTCCCTATCTCACCGAAGGCAAGGTTGATCTCCTGCTCAGTATCGGATTCAGCGATGAGCGGGCCCAGGTCGTGGGCTTCACCGATCCTTATGCGCCGTACTACATCGCCGTCATGGGCCCGAAGGAGGTGGAGGTGAAGAATGCCGCCGACCTCGCGGGCAAGACCATCGCCGTCAATCGCGGCACGCTGGAAGATACGGAAGTCACCAAGGTTGCCCCGGCAGGGGCCGACATCCAACGTTACAGCGACTATAATGGCGTGATCTCGGCGTTCCTTTCCGGCCAGGCGCAGCTGATGGTCGTCGGCAATGATGTGGGCGCAACCATCCTGGCCAAGAATCCGGCGATCGAGCCGGTCGAGAAGTTTCAGCTCCTGACGTCGCCATCGCATATGGGCGTCAAAAAAGGCGAGACGAAACTCCAGGAAAAAGTGAATGCAGCACTCGTCGCGATGAAAGCGGACGGCAGCTTGAATGAAATTGCCGTGAAGTGGCTCAAGCAGCCCTTGCCCGCCGGATTCTGA